TGGGTAAGGTAAGAAACTGATTTGAATGATAGCGGGCTAAACAGGCAAAGCCGCCGTCATTAATGGAAATCACATAATTAGTACAAAAACGTTCTAAAAGGCAGCCCTAGCGCTTCTTGGCGGCTTTGGGTGCTTGTTGACTAGTGCGTTCCCACTCGTCCAGTTCACTGCGCAGGCCGTTTTCAACCGCATATCTTTGTATAAGCGGGGCGTTTACATTCCAGCCTATCGAAAGCAAATGCCAAAGGTGCTCGCGAGGAGTAGCTCCTTGCTTGCTGCGACCGAGTTCTGCTTCGTTTACTGCATCAGCCATGTGATGAATTATAAAGAACCGGAAGGCAAAAAGGGCGCATGCAATGCGCCCCTACAAGGGAAATAGTTTATAAAAGACTAATTTGTTGGGCTGGGGTTGTTGAGAGAGGTTGTTATTTGATAGGATCTTCAATCCTTATGTTGTCCTTGAGGCACCTGTGCCGGGACGCGTAATTGTATGAATTTTGTCGGAGACGGTCATGTACGCCATCGTAGAAGCTTGTGGTAGACAGTATCAGCTTGAAGCTGGTCGTTTTATAGATGTAGAAATGCTGGCTTTGGAGCCAGGCGACAACTACACCTTTGATAAGGTGTTGATGATTGTCGACAGCAAGGGCAGCCACGTTGGCGAGCCGTATGTTAGCGGCGCCAAGGTAAAGGGACGTGTGATTTCCCATGGTCGCGATAAGAAGATTATCGTGTACCACATGCGCCCGAAGAAAGGCACACGCAAGAAGCAAGGTCACAGACAAGGTCACACTCGTGTGATCATCGATTCAATCGAATTGAACGATAAAGTGCTTGCTGAATCCAAAGACACCGGCAAAAAGGCTCCAGTCAAAAAAGCTGAAGCCAAGGAAGCTAAAGCTCCTAAGAAAGAAGCCAAAAAAGAATCAGGCAAAGCTCCAGCTAAGGCTGAAAAGCCGGCAGCTAAAAAGGCAGCTAAGTCAAAAGCAGAGTAAATTGTAGGGGCGCATTGCATGCGCCCGTAACTAGAAAGAGGGTTTTAGGCAATGGCACATAAGAAGGGCGGCGGCTCGACACGTAACGGCCGCGACAGCCAACCAAAAAGACTAGGCGTAAAGATGTTTGCCGGCGAAGCAGCAAACTGCGGTAGCATCTTGGTCAGACAGCGTGGCACAAGAATCCACCCAGGTGTCAATGTTCGCATCGGTAGCGACGACACCCTGTATTCGGTTATCGACGGTGTGGTCAAATTCGAGATGTCCCGCGGCCGCAAGCTGGTAAGTGTTTACCCAGCATAATTGTGGGTGCATTTGATACTTGTAAGGGCGCATTGCATGCGCCCTTTTCTTTATCTTATTCCTGAAGGTAATTGAAATGGCCGGCAAGAAAAATATTGACTCAGTGCTCAAACTATTGGAGGCAAAGAATATCTCTGCCCCCGTTGCCGATTTAGCCATTACAGGCGTCTCTTATGACTCGAGAGCTGTAGCAGCCGGACATGCCTTTTGCTGTATTCCAGGCGAACATGTGGACGGCAATGAATTTGTCGGACAAGCCATCAAAAACGGTGCTTCTTGTATCTTCTCTGAAAGAGAGCAAGAAGGAATTACCGTTCCCTACTTTGTAGTCAAAGACGTTCGTCTGGCATTAGCGCTTTTGGCTGATCATTTTTATGACTATCCAAGTCTGAAGTTGCGTCCGTTAGGCGTCACCGGCACAAACGGCAAGACTACCATTACTCACATTGTCGAGCATATTCTTAGTCGCGCCGGCCACAAAATAGGTTTGATAGGTACACTGGGTGCTCGTTGGCCCGGTCAAGACGAATACCAAAACACCAAATTCACAACGCCGCAATCATCTGACTTGCATCGCATCCTTGCTTCCATGGTGGATGCAGGTTGTAGTCATGTAGCCATGGAAGTATCAAGTCACGCTCTTGTGCAGAAGCGCGTTGGCGGCTGTCATTTTGCTTCGGCATGTTTGACTAACATCACGCAAGATCACCTGGATTTTCACCAGACAATGGACCATTATTGGCGTTCCAAGCGCATTTTGTTTGAGTCCATGAACCAAGCAAGTCATGACGGTAAGTCCGCTGTCGTAAATATTGATGATGTTCTGGCTCAGGAGTTTCTCAAGGTAATCGGACCGAGTGTGAGAAAGCTCACTTATGGTTGGAAGGATAATGCCGACATTTACGTGAAGTCAGCGCAATTTGATTTTTCCGGTACGAAGTTAGTGCTTCAAACTCCTATCGGCGAACTGAAGACAAACATTCGTCTGACTGGTCATTTCAATGTGTACAACGTCATGGCCGCTGCGGCAACTGCAATTGCCGAAGGCGTAAGCCTCGAAGTTATCTCTCAGGCGCTTGCTGATTTCGGCGGAGTAAGTGGACGTTTTGAAGTCGTTACAGGCGAATCCGTTGATGAGCCGTTGTGCGTTGTTGACTATGCGCACACGCCTGATGGTTTGGAAAACGTATTGAAAGCCGCTAGGGCAATGGTTCCTAAAGAAGGACAATTGATAGTTGTCTTTGGTTGCGGTGGTGATAGAGATCCATCCAAGCGTCCGCAGATGGGTGAGATTGCCGAGAAATCAGCCGATGTTGTGGTTGTGACTTCGGACAATCCTCGCAGTGAAGACCCACAAAAAATCATCGCCAATATTCTGGCTGGAATTAAGCGCATGGGTTCCATTAAGGTCGAACCCGACCGCTCGAGAGCGATTAGATTAGCTATCGGGCGAGCCGGCAGCCACGATGTGGTCGTCATTGCCGGTAAAGGGCATGAGAATTATCAAATCCTTGCCGACAAGACAATTCCTTTTGATGACCGCACAGAAGTTCGCCTGGCGCTCGAAGAACGTGGGATAAACCGCCCTGAAGTTTCCGCAAAATAACTTCTTGGAAACCTATTTAATGTGGTAGAATTTGGGCTTGTTTGGAAATAGGTTTTCCAACTGTTCGAGGTTCGATGCGCAAGCTTGCTCTAGTTGGTCTTGGCGCTTCAGGTCTCTTTGCCCTTCGGGAATTGGCAGGAGCCAATGTCGAAGTACACGTTTTTGACGTTGGACCTGAATACAGCAAACGTTATGCCTGCCCAATCGACCAGGGCAAGCTGGAAGTCTGCCCGCCTAAGGCTTGCAGCTATTGCGCTCCCGGACAATCTGCCGGTAGTTGGAACGACTTCAAAGTAATTCTTTCGGCATCGCCGACTATTGGTGGGCGTCTCTATGACTTAGTTGGCCCGGCCGAATTACAAAAGCGCTTGGACAAAGTCAAAGCAACAATTCTGGCACACGCGCCTGTAGAAATTCCTGTTGTTACGCCTAATGCTGACGATCTTGAATGGATAAAGCGTAAATCGGCTTTAGCTGGGATGACCTACCATTATCAGGAATTGCTGCATTGCGGTTCGGACAATGCACCGGCCATCAACACAAGCATTCTCAAGGAAATTACGGATAAAGGTCCAAATATTGTCTTCCACTGGGATACAAAAGTGCTTTCGGTGCGTCGAGTAGACGGCAAATTTCAGCTGACATTTGATCGTTATAGGCGACCTGAAAACGAACAGCAAGACACGTTTGATTATTGCGTGTTGGCACCTGGTCGTGGCGGAGCGCACTGGTTGACTCAGCAAGAGTTCTACAAAGATCTCGATATTCATCCAGGACAAGTAGATATTGGTGTGCGCGTTGAGACAAGTAGCTTCTTTACAGAAGAAGTAGATAAGCGTTTTTACGAGCCTAAACTCTATTACAGAACGAAGCGCACAAATGACGTTGTGCGCAACTTCTGCTCAAATCCTAAGGGCTTTGTTACACCGGAAAACCATCGTGACTACGTGCTTGTAAATGGTCATTCCAAAATGTACGAGAAGTCGGAGAACAACAACTTCGCAGTGCTCGTCTCGAAGACATTCACGCGTCCTTTCAAAGATCCGCAGCTTTATTCGCAGACTTTAGCGAAAGTGGTAAACATGCTTGCCGGTGGTGGTCCGCTTATTCAGCGCCTTGGCGATCTCAAATCCGGTAGACGTACAAAGTCACTCAAAAACAATTTGATAAAACCAACTCTAGAAGCAGAGTGCGGTGATTTGGCTCTTGCTTATCCGCATCGAATTCTTGAAGGCATTATTGAATATTTGGAAGCTCTGGATAAAATTTGTCCAGGCGTTGCCGACAATTGCACGCTACTTTACGGTCCTGAGTGTAAGAGTTATCCTGATTCGATCACAGTATCCAAAAACATGGAAACCAATATTCCTAATTTGTTTGTTGTTGGTGATTCAAGCTCCTGGACACGTGGTGTTGGACAAGCAACAACATCAGGAATTCTTGTTGGTGAAGGCATTTTGGAAAAACTCAAGGGAGACAAATCGTCTCCAGCACCGGCAACTGAAGTGCCTGCTCCTAAATCAATTCCAGTTACTGTAATTAACCCGTAGCGCACGTCATTCTAATTCGTTGGGGCGCATTGCATGCGCCAATTAAGAAGAATTTCGCGTGTTAAAGACGTGAGATCTTCGGCGCGGCTACGCCGCTTCTCAGGATGACGATTGCGGACTAAGTGGCACTTGTTCTCTGGGGACTCCATTTATCGATCATGGACTGCAACTCTTCAATGGTTACTGGCTTGCTCAAGTAGTCATCCATGCCGAACATTGGCAAATCAAAAATAAGCGCGTTGATAGACTCGATGCAGTCACCCCAACAACCTGAAAAACGATCTGGAGTGCCCTAGTGTTCCACTCACTCGGGTGTGTA
Above is a window of Candidatus Obscuribacterales bacterium DNA encoding:
- a CDS encoding UDP-N-acetylmuramoyl-L-alanyl-D-glutamate--2,6-diaminopimelate ligase — translated: MAGKKNIDSVLKLLEAKNISAPVADLAITGVSYDSRAVAAGHAFCCIPGEHVDGNEFVGQAIKNGASCIFSEREQEGITVPYFVVKDVRLALALLADHFYDYPSLKLRPLGVTGTNGKTTITHIVEHILSRAGHKIGLIGTLGARWPGQDEYQNTKFTTPQSSDLHRILASMVDAGCSHVAMEVSSHALVQKRVGGCHFASACLTNITQDHLDFHQTMDHYWRSKRILFESMNQASHDGKSAVVNIDDVLAQEFLKVIGPSVRKLTYGWKDNADIYVKSAQFDFSGTKLVLQTPIGELKTNIRLTGHFNVYNVMAAAATAIAEGVSLEVISQALADFGGVSGRFEVVTGESVDEPLCVVDYAHTPDGLENVLKAARAMVPKEGQLIVVFGCGGDRDPSKRPQMGEIAEKSADVVVVTSDNPRSEDPQKIIANILAGIKRMGSIKVEPDRSRAIRLAIGRAGSHDVVVIAGKGHENYQILADKTIPFDDRTEVRLALEERGINRPEVSAK
- the rplU gene encoding 50S ribosomal protein L21, with the translated sequence MYAIVEACGRQYQLEAGRFIDVEMLALEPGDNYTFDKVLMIVDSKGSHVGEPYVSGAKVKGRVISHGRDKKIIVYHMRPKKGTRKKQGHRQGHTRVIIDSIELNDKVLAESKDTGKKAPVKKAEAKEAKAPKKEAKKESGKAPAKAEKPAAKKAAKSKAE
- the rpmA gene encoding 50S ribosomal protein L27; its protein translation is MAHKKGGGSTRNGRDSQPKRLGVKMFAGEAANCGSILVRQRGTRIHPGVNVRIGSDDTLYSVIDGVVKFEMSRGRKLVSVYPA